Proteins encoded together in one Oryzias latipes chromosome 11, ASM223467v1 window:
- the ppp1r11 gene encoding E3 ubiquitin-protein ligase PPP1R11 — translation MAEVPPGTSSETITETVQTSPPTQQQQEGRSLTIKLRKRKTEKKVEWSSDTVDNEHLGRRSSKCCCIYEKPRQFGESSSESEGDEDDDEGCGSANCILGHGRRGHGQRGEGQGTGPPNSRGSPTH, via the exons ATGGCGGAGGTTCCACCAGGGACATCAAGTGAAACCATCACAGAGACTGTCCAGACCAGCCCCccgacgcagcagcagcag GAGGGACGGAGCCTGACAATCaagctgaggaagaggaagacgGAGAAGAAAGTAGAGTGGTCCAGTGACACAGTGGACAACGAGCATCTGGGCAGACGGTCCTCAAAGT GCTGCTGTATTTATGAGAAACCCCGACAGTTTGGAGAGTCTTCCTCCGAGAGTGAGGGCGACGAGGACGACGACGAAGGCTGCGGCAGCGCCAACTGCATCCTGGGCCACGGCCGGCGAGGCCATggacagagaggggagggccaAGGCACGGGCCCCCCAAACTCCAGGGGCTCCCCCACCCACTAA
- the c11h6orf47 gene encoding uncharacterized protein C6orf47 homolog has product MARWLAARAWAWAWAWGHSRDTTTKSPKRPSSGGWDLGGWPSWMWGKWRPPIAHCEAAEEFWEAEERLPPSTVEDVGVEKPESSAQTSKWWSSYLPSFSFWPRNTETDGLKKGRKKRAAAQQETDGDFSDYETPPPSPLPISLSPFRLFAHSLTVEILAEHYEICFNFLRHLFDLCVVAFLWTVSPPAKLVLEVLGVQGALKLWLHGMALFFVSTVGMAGLLWLIQEYLPQFALIYGIIQALVISVSIRQSVILEIDEDKKEEEERDEEIEGQN; this is encoded by the coding sequence ATGGCTCGCTGGCTGGCAGCCAGAGCCTGGGCTTGGGCTTGGGCTTGGGGCCACTCGAGGGACACCACAACCAAGAGCCCAAAGCGACCCAGCTCTGGAGGCTGGGACCTGGGCGGCTGGCCTTCCTGGATGTGGGGGAAGTGGAGACCACCAATTGCCCACTGTGAAGCGGCAGAAGAGTTTTGGGAAGCGGAGGAGAGGCTTCCACCATCTACGGTGGAAGACGTTGGAGTGGAGAAACCAGAGTCCAGTGCACAGACATCCAAGTGGTGGAGCAGTTATCtcccatctttttctttttggccaaGAAATACTGAGACCGATGGGCTGAAGAAAGGTAGAAAAAAGagagctgcagctcagcagGAGACTGATGGAGACTTTTCTGATTATGAAACTCCTCCACCCTCTCCTCTGCCCATTTCCCTGTCTCCTTTTCGACTTTTTGCTCACAGCTTGACTGTGGAAATCCTGGCTGAACACTACGAGATCTGTTTTAATTTCCTGCGCCACCTTTTTGACCTGTGCGTGGTCGCTTTTTTGTGGACCGTGTCCCCTCCCGCCAAGCTGGTCCTGGAGGTGCTGGGGGTCCAGGGGGCGCTGAAGCTGTGGCTCCACGGCATGGccctgttttttgtttccacGGTGGGCATGGCTGGACTCTTGTGGCTGATTCAGGAGTATCTCCCCCAGTTTGCCCTCATCTACGGGATCATTCAGGCCTTGGTGATTTCTGTCAGCATTCGACAGAGTGTGATCCTGGAAATAGATGAAgacaagaaggaggaggaggagagggatgAAGAGATTGAGGGGCAAAACTAA